The Geothrix sp. DNA segment GCCACGAACTTCACCAGGGGGACGTAGTCCTTGATGATCTGTTCCCGGTTCTCGCGGTCAAAGGGCTCAGGGGGTTCTGAGGATTCCGCGGCCAGAGAGGAAGGTGGCAGGGCGGGCACCTGGAGGGGGAGGGCCTTCCCGTAGGCCTTGGCCGCGGCGAGTGCAGCCCAGGGGCGGAGCGCGACGGGAGCCAGCTCCACGGCCCGGAGGGCCTCGCCGCTGAGGGGCAGGCCGGGATCGGAGGGCTGGTCCGGAGTGGGGGACATTCGTCAGGTCCTACTGGGGTTCATCGGAGGCGAGCTGCCTCCAGAATGACGCAAAGCCGTCGGGCTGCAAGGACACTTGGCCCAGCAATTGACGGGCCAGGGCCTGGAAGGCCAGGGTGGCCGGACTCCGAGGGAAGAGATCCACCACCCCCCGCTGCTGGCGGACCGCCTGCAGGATGTGCGGGTCGTTGGGGATCATGCCCAGCACCTTGAGCTGCTTGCCGAGGAAGCGCTCAGTGGCCGCCTGCAGCTGCTCGATCGTCTCCTGGGCCTCGTCGATGTTCTGGCCGTTGTTGATGAGCAGCCACAGGGGCTTGGTGGCTTCCCGCAGGTGCAGGACCTTCACCATGGCATAGGCGTCCACCAGGCTCGTGGGCTCTGGCGTGGTCACCAGGATCACCTCCTGGGCGGCCATGAGCAGCTTCAGGACCGAGTCGTGGATGCCGGCAGCCGTGTCGATGAGCAGCCAGTCCGCCGTCTCCGCCACCCGCTGCAGGCCCTGGACCAGGCGCAGCTCGCTCATGGTGTCGAGGCGGGTCAGTTCCTGGATGCCGCTGCTGGCGGGGATGATGCGGATGCCCATGGGGCCTTCCAGCAGGATCTCCTCGATCACCTTCTCGCCGCGGAGGACGTGCTCCAGCGTGTATTTCGGCGACAGCCCCAGCAGGATGTCGAGGTTCGCCAGGCCGAAGTCGGCGTCCATGACCACCACCCGCTGGCCCTGCTGGGCGAGGGAGAGGGCCAGGCCGGCCACGACGTTGGTCTTGCCGACCCCGCCCTTGCCGGAGGTGATGGCCACCACGCGGGCGGCGAAGAGCGGCGCCTCGGGGCGCTGCCCCTGGGCCATGCTGCGGAGCCGGGATGCCTGGTCGCTGCTCATTCGGCCTCCTTCATGGTGGCGGGGAGGATGAGGTCGGCCACCCGGCGGCTGGTGGCCAGCTCGAGGGCCTCGGGGACTTCTTGGCCCGTGCCGAGGTAGCTGAGAGGCCGCTTGACCCGCGCCAGGGTACTGAGGATGGGACCGTAGGTGGAGGTCTCATCGAGCTTGGTGAAGAGCAGGCGGGTGGGGCGCAGGGGCTCATAGCGGGCGGCGATCTCAGTCAGGTCGCGGGGCTTCGTGGTGGCGGACAGCACCAGGTGCGTCTCCACTTCCGGCAGCTCGTCCATCAGGCCCCGCAGCTGGTTGAGCGTGTCGGTGTCCTTGGGGCTGTGGCCCGGCGTGTCGATGAGCACCAGGGCGCGGTCCTGGTAGAAGCGCAGGGCGCTGCGGAGGTCCTCCACCGTGAGGGCCACGTGCAGGGGCACCTGCAGGATCTGGGCGTACTGCTGCAGCTGGTCCACGGCCGCCATGCGGTAGGTGTCCAGGGTGAGCAGGGCCACCTTCTGTTTGAGGTGGAGCTGGGCATAGGCCGCCAGCTTGGCCACGGTGGTGGTCTTGCCCACGCCGGTGGGGCCCACCAGGGCGGCCACGCGCATCTTGCCGGGATCGAGCTGGATGGGGGGCGCCACGGGAATGAAGTCGGCGATGACGCGGCGCAGGAAGAGCCGGGCTCGCTCGGGATCCACGGTGCCCATGGAGGCGTCGCCATCCTGGTCGGTCAGTGCGCGCTGCGCGTACTCGCAGAGGCGCAGGGCGATGAGGGGCTCCACGTCGTTGGCGACGAGATCGCCGTAGAGTTCCAGCAGGCTCGGGGGCAGGTGGAGCTGGGCCGGCGGCATGCCCTGGCGCTGGATGCGGCTGAGCAGGGCCTTCATCGAATCCAGTTCCTTCAGGATGGAGGCATTGCGCAGGTCATTGTCCTTCAGGGCCGCCACGGCCCCCTTGATCTCGAGCAGCTCCCGGCGCAGGGGCTGAAGGTCCATGGCTGGTGCGGGGGGCGGAGCCTGGGGGGTGGCTTCCCGTGAGGGGCGGTGGGCAGCGGGACCGCTCAAGGGGGCGCGGAGCCCGTAGGTGAGGGGAGGCGCTCCCACGGCCAGGGGCGCAACGCCCGCCTGGGCCTCGTCCACGGCGGCCGTCACCTCGATGACGGATTCCTCGCCCATGCCGAGGGCCGCGGGGCGACGCCGGGTGCGGGTCGAGAGGATGAAGGCCTCCTCGCCCATGTCCTTCTTCACGACGTCGAGGGCGTCCTGCATGGATCCGGCTTCGAAGGTCTTCACGCGCATGCTTCACCCTTCATGAGACGGTTCCGAGGTTCACGACACGGACATCGATGGGCACCTCGCTGTGGCTCAGCACCACCAGGTGGGGCAGGGCACGCTCGAGCAGGCGCCGCAGGTGGGGTCGCACCACGGGATTGGTGAGCAGCACGGGCTGGGCGCCCGGCAGCATGGCCGCGATGCCGTTGGCGATGCGGGACAACAGCTCCTGCGTGCGGCCGGGTTCCAGGGCCAGGAAGCTGCCCCGGTCCGTCTGCTCGATGCCGCCCTGGAGGGTCTGCTCCAGGGTGGGGTCCAGCACCAGGACGCCCAGCTCGCCGTTCTCGGAGAGGTGGGGCCCGGTCAGGACGCGCCCCATGGCCTGGCGGACGTATTCGGTGATGAAGCCGACGTCCTTGGTCATGGTGGCGGCATCGGCGGTGGCCTCGAGGATGCGGCCCAGGTCGCGGACGGGCACCCGCTCGCGGAGGAGGTTGTGCATCACCTTCTGGAGGGTGGCCACGCTGATGACGTTGGGGATGAGGTCGTCCACCAGGCGGGGGGTCGTCTCCTTGAGGGTGTCCAGCAGGTGCTGGACCTCGGGCCGCCCGAGCAGATCAGGAGCGTGCTGTTTGATGAGCTCGGACAGGTGGGTGGTCAGCACCGTCGCCGGCTCCACCACCGTGTAGCCCAGCATCTGCGCCCGGTCCCGCAGGTTGTCGGGAATCCAGTAGGCGGGCAGGCCGAAGGCGGGCTCGGAGGTGGGGGTGCCCGCGAGGTCCTCGGTGGCGGTGCCGGGGTTCATGGCCAGGAACTGGGCGGGCTGGAGCTCGGCCCGGGCGATCTCCTCGCCCCGGAGGAGGATGCGGTAGGTGTGCGGCGGCAGCTGCAGGTTGTCCCGGATGCGGACGGGGGGCACGACGATGCCCAGATCCGAGGCCATCTGGCGCCGGACGGCCTTGATGCGCTCCAGCACCGTGCCGCCCTGGTTCACGTCCAGCAGGGGGATGAGGCTGTAGCCCACCTCCAGGCCGAGGGGGTCCACCTTGAGCAGGCCCTCCACCTTCTCGCTGGTGTCGGCGGCGGCGGTCTTGGCCTTTTCGGCGGCGGCCTGCTCGGCCACGGCGGCGGGCACGGCCTGGGGCAGCTTCCAGGCGGCGTAGGCCATGATCCCGAAGATGGCGGCCATCACCCAGAAGGGGAAGAGGGGCAGGCCCGGCACGGCGCCGAAGAGGAAGAGGACCGAGGCGGCGATGCCCAGGGGACGGGGATCCGCGCCCAGCTGCCCCATGACCTCGCTGCCCAGCCCCGAGGCATCGCTGCCGCTGCGGGTGGTGAGGATGGCGCCCCCCACGCTGATGAGCAGGCTGGGGATCACCGTCACCAGACCGTCGCCCACGGTGAGGAGGGTATAGACCTCCAGGGCCTGCATGACCGGCAGGTTGTAGCGCACGACGCCCAGGAGGATGCCCGCCACGATGTTGACGGCCAGGATGATCAGGGCCGCCACGGCGTCCCGCTGGGTGAACTTCACGGCGCCGTCCATGGCCCCGTAGAACCCGGCCTCCTCCTGGAGGTCCTTGCGGCGCCTCCGGGCCTCCTGCTCGTCGATGTAGCCCGCATTCAGGTCGGCGTCGATGGCCATCTGCTTGCCGGGCATGGCGTCCAGGGTGAACCGGGCCGTCACCTCGGCGATGCGGCCCGCGCCGTGGTTGATGACCAGGAACTGGATGGCCAGCAGGATCAGGAAGACCACCAGGCCGATCACATAGCTGCCGCCCACCACGAACTGGCCGAAGGCCTTCACCATGTGGCCGGCGGCGTCGGCGCCCTGGTCCCCGGCGAAGAGCAGGATCCGGCGGGTGGTGGCCACGTTGATGGCCAGACGGAAAAGCGTCACCACCAGCAGGACCGAGGGGTAGGAGCTGAACTCCTTGGGGCGGCGCACATACATGCCCACCATCAGGATCACCAGACTCAGCGTGATGTTCAGGACGATGAGCAGATCCAGCATGAAGGCGGGCAGGGGCAGGATCATCACCACCAGCACGATCATCACGAAAACGGGCGCAGCGAGATCCGACCGCTTGGCCAGGCGGCCCATATAAGGAAGCAGACGGTCCAGGAAGGTCAACATACCGACACCCGCAGGGTCCGGGGCGAGGGCCATGCCACAAACCCCTTGATCCGATCACGGCTTCACGTTCGAGCCTGGGATTGGAGGTTTCCCATGCCCATCTGCCGCCACACCATGCACCTGTCCGCCGCCCCGGCGGCCGTCCACCCCCTGCTGTGCCCCGTCCGGGAGCACGACTGGATCGAGGGGTGGCGGGCCACCGTCCTGCGCTCCGCCAGCGGCCTGGCCGAGGAGGGCTGCGTCTTCACCACCCCGGGCCCGGATGGCCCCGACTGGCTCTGGATCATCGCGGTCCACCAGCCGGAACACCTCCGCTTCGCCATCCACGCCCTGGGCTCCCACGCCACCCTGCTGGATCTGCGCCTGGGGGCCGAGGGGGCGGGGACCCGCCTGGACTGGACCTACGACCTGGTCCCCCTGACCCCGGCCGGGAAGGCCTTCGCCGCGGGCTACGCCGCCCGGTTCCCCGTGGCCATGGCGCTGCTGGAGCGGCGGCTGGCGCATTTCCTGGCCACGGGTACCATGCTCCAGACGGTCTGACATGCTCACCATCAGTGCCCTGGCCCGGCGGTTCGGCCTCTCCCGGAGCGCCCTGCTCCACTACGACCGCATCGGCCTGCTCCAGCCCAGCGGCCGGTCGGCCAAGGATCACCGCCGCTACAGCGAGGCGGACGCAGCCCGGCTGGAGGCCATCTGCACCTACCGGAGGGCGGGTCTCCCCCTCGAGGCGATCCGGATCCTGCTGACGGATTCTGGACGGCTCACGGCCATCCTGCGGGACCGCTTGGCCACACTGGAAGCGGAGATGGCCACCCTGCGGGGGCAGCAGCGTCTGGTCGTGGGCCTGCTGCAGGAGCC contains these protein-coding regions:
- a CDS encoding MinD/ParA family protein, which gives rise to MSSDQASRLRSMAQGQRPEAPLFAARVVAITSGKGGVGKTNVVAGLALSLAQQGQRVVVMDADFGLANLDILLGLSPKYTLEHVLRGEKVIEEILLEGPMGIRIIPASSGIQELTRLDTMSELRLVQGLQRVAETADWLLIDTAAGIHDSVLKLLMAAQEVILVTTPEPTSLVDAYAMVKVLHLREATKPLWLLINNGQNIDEAQETIEQLQAATERFLGKQLKVLGMIPNDPHILQAVRQQRGVVDLFPRSPATLAFQALARQLLGQVSLQPDGFASFWRQLASDEPQ
- the flhF gene encoding flagellar biosynthesis protein FlhF, whose translation is MRVKTFEAGSMQDALDVVKKDMGEEAFILSTRTRRRPAALGMGEESVIEVTAAVDEAQAGVAPLAVGAPPLTYGLRAPLSGPAAHRPSREATPQAPPPAPAMDLQPLRRELLEIKGAVAALKDNDLRNASILKELDSMKALLSRIQRQGMPPAQLHLPPSLLELYGDLVANDVEPLIALRLCEYAQRALTDQDGDASMGTVDPERARLFLRRVIADFIPVAPPIQLDPGKMRVAALVGPTGVGKTTTVAKLAAYAQLHLKQKVALLTLDTYRMAAVDQLQQYAQILQVPLHVALTVEDLRSALRFYQDRALVLIDTPGHSPKDTDTLNQLRGLMDELPEVETHLVLSATTKPRDLTEIAARYEPLRPTRLLFTKLDETSTYGPILSTLARVKRPLSYLGTGQEVPEALELATSRRVADLILPATMKEAE
- the flhA gene encoding flagellar biosynthesis protein FlhA, which translates into the protein MLTFLDRLLPYMGRLAKRSDLAAPVFVMIVLVVMILPLPAFMLDLLIVLNITLSLVILMVGMYVRRPKEFSSYPSVLLVVTLFRLAINVATTRRILLFAGDQGADAAGHMVKAFGQFVVGGSYVIGLVVFLILLAIQFLVINHGAGRIAEVTARFTLDAMPGKQMAIDADLNAGYIDEQEARRRRKDLQEEAGFYGAMDGAVKFTQRDAVAALIILAVNIVAGILLGVVRYNLPVMQALEVYTLLTVGDGLVTVIPSLLISVGGAILTTRSGSDASGLGSEVMGQLGADPRPLGIAASVLFLFGAVPGLPLFPFWVMAAIFGIMAYAAWKLPQAVPAAVAEQAAAEKAKTAAADTSEKVEGLLKVDPLGLEVGYSLIPLLDVNQGGTVLERIKAVRRQMASDLGIVVPPVRIRDNLQLPPHTYRILLRGEEIARAELQPAQFLAMNPGTATEDLAGTPTSEPAFGLPAYWIPDNLRDRAQMLGYTVVEPATVLTTHLSELIKQHAPDLLGRPEVQHLLDTLKETTPRLVDDLIPNVISVATLQKVMHNLLRERVPVRDLGRILEATADAATMTKDVGFITEYVRQAMGRVLTGPHLSENGELGVLVLDPTLEQTLQGGIEQTDRGSFLALEPGRTQELLSRIANGIAAMLPGAQPVLLTNPVVRPHLRRLLERALPHLVVLSHSEVPIDVRVVNLGTVS
- a CDS encoding MerR family transcriptional regulator; the encoded protein is MLTISALARRFGLSRSALLHYDRIGLLQPSGRSAKDHRRYSEADAARLEAICTYRRAGLPLEAIRILLTDSGRLTAILRDRLATLEAEMATLRGQQRLVVGLLQEPGLLEGLQAMDKATWVALLRASGFTEADMDRWHGAFERTAPDRHQRFLAFLGIPPEEISGIRDLAAASGHPNAPGDGSASASPTSSPAGS